The following proteins come from a genomic window of Chloroflexota bacterium:
- a CDS encoding nicotinate-nucleotide adenylyltransferase yields the protein MEKLGVLGGTFDPPHKGHLLIAHEAVTQLGLTQVLFAPTRQPPHKPQNHVTPIEHRVEMVRLAIAPYPRFVLSRMDVERDGPTYTADTMRLLREQSHDAVELYFIMGMDSLANLLSWHAPAQLIAQCRLAVFKRPGFHANLAEMERALPGITERVVMLNSTMLDIAASDLQKRVSMGESIAAAVPDVVEAYIKAHGLYRNS from the coding sequence ATGGAGAAGCTAGGCGTCCTCGGCGGCACGTTCGATCCGCCGCACAAGGGACATTTGTTGATCGCGCACGAAGCGGTGACACAACTTGGCTTGACCCAGGTTTTGTTTGCGCCGACGCGGCAGCCACCGCACAAACCACAGAATCACGTTACGCCAATCGAACATCGCGTCGAAATGGTGCGGCTGGCGATTGCGCCGTACCCGCGCTTCGTTCTATCGCGTATGGACGTCGAGCGCGATGGTCCCACGTACACTGCCGACACCATGCGCTTGTTGCGCGAACAATCGCACGACGCGGTCGAGTTGTACTTTATCATGGGAATGGACTCGCTCGCGAATTTGTTGTCGTGGCACGCGCCCGCGCAGTTGATCGCGCAGTGCCGGCTCGCGGTGTTCAAGCGACCGGGTTTTCACGCGAACCTTGCCGAGATGGAACGCGCGTTGCCCGGCATCACTGAGCGCGTCGTGATGCTCAACTCGACGATGCTGGATATCGCCGCGAGTGATCTGCAAAAACGTGTCAGCATGGGTGAATCCATCGCGGCGGCCGTGCCCGATGTGGTCGAAGCGTACATCAAAGCGCATGGCTTGTATCGGAATAGTTGA
- the atpD gene encoding F0F1 ATP synthase subunit beta — MAKGSIGHIVQVTGPVVDIEFRAEELPEIYHALEIKNNDTRLVLEVQQHLGENWVRSVAMDTSDGLRRGMPVIDTGAPISVPVGKSALGRIFNVTGDPIDQKGPVVAEKYYPIHRSAPPFEEQVTVPQFFETGMKVVDLVAPFTKGGKVGVFGGAGVGKTVIIQELIRSVATEHGGYSVFCGVGERSREGNDLYLEMNESGVIEKTVMVFGQMNEPPGVRLRVALSGLTMAEYFRDEGRDVLLFIDNIFRFVMSGSEVSALLGRMPSAVGYQPTLAQEMGELQERITSTKRGSITSMQAIYVPADDYTDPAPVATFAHLDATISLERSIAEQGLFPAVDPLASTSRILDPNIVGKEHYDVARGVQRVLQRYKELQDIIAILGIEELSEDDKLAVARARKIQRFLSQPMRVAEAFTGRPGKYVSVKETVRGFKMILDGELDDIPEGYFFMRGTIDEVREAFREGKL; from the coding sequence ATGGCAAAGGGTTCGATCGGTCACATCGTACAAGTTACCGGTCCGGTGGTAGACATTGAATTTCGCGCGGAAGAATTGCCCGAAATTTATCACGCCCTCGAAATTAAAAATAATGATACGCGTCTCGTCCTCGAAGTTCAACAACACCTCGGCGAAAACTGGGTGCGTTCTGTCGCGATGGATACGTCCGACGGTTTGCGCCGCGGGATGCCGGTCATTGACACCGGCGCGCCGATTTCGGTGCCCGTAGGCAAGTCCGCGTTGGGGCGCATCTTTAACGTCACGGGTGACCCGATTGACCAAAAAGGTCCGGTGGTTGCGGAGAAATATTATCCGATTCACCGTTCCGCTCCTCCATTCGAAGAACAAGTGACCGTGCCCCAGTTTTTTGAAACGGGTATGAAGGTCGTTGACCTCGTCGCGCCGTTCACCAAAGGCGGCAAGGTCGGCGTGTTCGGCGGCGCGGGTGTGGGCAAGACGGTGATCATTCAAGAGTTGATCCGCTCGGTCGCGACGGAGCACGGTGGCTATTCCGTTTTCTGCGGCGTCGGCGAACGCTCGCGCGAAGGCAATGACCTCTACCTGGAAATGAACGAGTCGGGCGTCATCGAAAAAACCGTGATGGTGTTCGGTCAGATGAACGAGCCGCCCGGCGTGCGTTTGCGCGTCGCGTTGTCCGGTCTGACGATGGCGGAATATTTCCGCGATGAAGGTCGCGACGTTCTGTTGTTCATTGACAACATTTTCCGGTTTGTCATGAGCGGTTCCGAAGTGTCCGCGTTGCTGGGTCGTATGCCGAGCGCGGTCGGTTATCAGCCGACGCTCGCGCAAGAGATGGGCGAATTGCAAGAGCGCATCACCTCGACCAAGCGCGGTTCCATCACTTCGATGCAAGCGATCTACGTGCCCGCCGACGACTATACCGATCCCGCGCCGGTCGCGACGTTCGCGCACTTGGACGCGACGATCTCGCTCGAACGTTCCATCGCGGAGCAAGGTTTGTTCCCGGCGGTGGATCCGCTCGCGTCCACCTCGCGTATTCTCGACCCGAACATCGTCGGCAAGGAACATTACGACGTCGCGCGCGGCGTGCAACGCGTATTGCAACGCTACAAAGAACTGCAAGACATTATCGCGATCCTGGGTATCGAAGAGTTGAGCGAAGACGACAAGTTGGCAGTCGCGCGCGCGCGCAAGATTCAGCGTTTCCTCTCGCAACCGATGCGCGTCGCCGAAGCGTTCACCGGTCGTCCGGGCAAGTACGTGTCGGTCAAGGAAACGGTGCGCGGTTTCAAGATGATCCTCGACGGCGAACTCGACGACATTCCCGAAGGATACTTTTTCATGCGCGGCACGATTGACGAAGTGCGCGAGGCGTTCCGCGAAGGGAAATTGTAA
- the obgE gene encoding GTPase ObgE produces the protein MQDESLFFDEAKIFVQAGNGGNGCMSFRREKYVPMGGPDGGHGGDGGDVIVAVNPRLNTLLSFRKRAHFKAEHGSAGQGNNKHGKSADDLVVMVPRGTVVRDAETNEVLADLVAPDARVVIARAGRGGRGNSAFASSTNQAPRWSEKGEPGESRWVTLELKLLADVGIVGLPNAGKSTFLASVTAARPKIADYPFTTLVPNLGVVVIDDRDLVLADIPGLIEGAHAGVGLGDKFLRHVERTRVLIHLLDGATEDPLSAFATINRELAEYSPALAAKPQIVALNKMDLPDAQAQWRNVQQTLSRRGVSAFAISAVTGQGVRELLRAVADQVATLPREMPAPVAEELPVIRPPADEDAFEVSREAHAFRVRGIKVERVIAMTNFDQAEALFRLQRVFKAMGVTDALEHAGVREGDKVRIGEVELEWRS, from the coding sequence ATGCAAGACGAATCTCTTTTCTTTGACGAAGCAAAAATTTTTGTCCAAGCCGGTAACGGCGGCAACGGCTGTATGAGTTTCCGCCGCGAAAAGTACGTGCCGATGGGCGGACCCGACGGCGGTCACGGGGGCGATGGCGGCGATGTGATCGTCGCGGTCAACCCGCGTCTCAACACCCTGCTCAGTTTTCGCAAACGCGCGCATTTCAAAGCCGAACACGGCTCGGCGGGACAAGGTAATAATAAACACGGCAAGAGCGCGGACGACTTGGTGGTGATGGTTCCGCGTGGCACGGTTGTGCGCGATGCGGAGACGAATGAAGTGCTCGCCGACCTCGTCGCACCGGACGCGCGCGTGGTCATTGCGCGAGCAGGTCGCGGCGGGCGCGGTAATTCCGCGTTCGCCAGCTCGACGAACCAAGCGCCGCGCTGGTCCGAAAAAGGCGAGCCGGGCGAATCACGCTGGGTGACGCTCGAATTAAAATTGCTCGCGGACGTGGGCATCGTCGGCTTGCCGAATGCCGGCAAATCCACGTTCCTCGCATCGGTCACCGCGGCGCGACCGAAAATCGCGGACTATCCGTTTACGACGCTCGTGCCGAATCTCGGCGTCGTCGTGATTGACGACCGCGATCTTGTGCTCGCCGATATTCCTGGGTTGATCGAAGGCGCGCATGCCGGTGTGGGGCTGGGCGACAAGTTCTTGCGTCACGTCGAGCGGACGCGCGTGCTCATTCATCTGCTCGACGGCGCGACGGAGGACCCGCTGTCCGCGTTCGCAACGATCAATCGCGAACTCGCCGAGTACAGTCCCGCGCTTGCCGCGAAACCGCAAATCGTCGCGCTCAATAAAATGGATTTACCGGACGCGCAGGCGCAGTGGCGCAACGTTCAGCAAACGCTGTCGCGGCGCGGAGTTTCGGCGTTCGCGATTTCGGCGGTGACCGGGCAAGGCGTGCGCGAATTGTTGCGCGCGGTTGCGGATCAAGTCGCCACGTTGCCGCGCGAAATGCCAGCGCCGGTCGCCGAGGAATTACCGGTGATTCGTCCTCCCGCCGACGAGGATGCGTTCGAGGTGTCGCGCGAAGCGCATGCCTTTCGCGTGCGCGGCATCAAGGTCGAGCGCGTCATTGCGATGACGAATTTCGATCAAGCGGAAGCGCTCTTTCGTTTACAGCGTGTCTTCAAAGCGATGGGCGTGACCGACGCGCTTGAACACGCGGGCGTGCGCGAAGGCGATAAAGTTCGGATCGGAGAAGTGGAACTCGAATGGAGAAGCTAG
- a CDS encoding PrsW family intramembrane metalloprotease, translated as MTLLIGFVLSIVLISIPSAIAMFVLWRLDRYEKEPLWLVGILFVWGALPAVILSFISQVILAEPLNILFGKTLAHSLTGIFVAPLTEETIKGAIILVLFLVYRREFDGVMDGILYGAMVGFGFSFVEDVLYLLGALDEKGWMGWGTLYVLRVGLFLLNHSLFTACIGAGFGLARVSKELWKKFAFPIAGWLLAMTLHGIHNTGAALGAETYGLLCIGATLVDWIGILMMFGLIVIALREEKKWFKYLEPELQAGVITAEESEWARNLNARSTRGWRLLSRHGISGWLRWSRYVQMIVDLAYQNHLKQVDGESAATDRHIAALRQRITQAREKLPVV; from the coding sequence ATGACTCTGCTGATCGGTTTCGTTCTTTCGATTGTTCTCATTTCTATCCCGTCTGCCATCGCGATGTTTGTTTTGTGGCGATTAGATCGCTATGAAAAAGAACCGCTGTGGCTGGTGGGAATTTTATTTGTTTGGGGCGCGTTGCCCGCGGTGATCTTGTCATTCATCAGTCAAGTGATTCTCGCCGAACCACTAAACATCCTGTTTGGAAAAACGTTGGCTCATTCGTTGACCGGCATTTTCGTCGCGCCCTTGACCGAGGAGACGATCAAGGGCGCGATCATTCTCGTGTTGTTCTTGGTCTATCGCCGCGAATTTGATGGAGTGATGGATGGCATTCTCTACGGCGCGATGGTCGGTTTTGGATTTTCGTTCGTCGAAGACGTGCTCTATCTGCTCGGCGCGCTCGACGAAAAAGGATGGATGGGCTGGGGCACGCTCTACGTTTTGCGCGTTGGATTATTCTTGTTGAACCACTCACTCTTTACCGCATGTATCGGCGCGGGGTTTGGCTTGGCGCGCGTGTCAAAGGAACTGTGGAAGAAATTCGCGTTCCCCATTGCCGGTTGGCTGCTCGCGATGACATTGCACGGGATTCACAATACCGGCGCGGCGTTGGGCGCAGAGACGTACGGCTTGCTCTGCATTGGCGCGACGCTTGTGGATTGGATCGGCATCCTGATGATGTTTGGGCTGATCGTGATTGCACTGCGGGAAGAAAAAAAGTGGTTCAAGTATCTCGAACCAGAACTGCAAGCGGGTGTCATCACGGCGGAAGAATCCGAGTGGGCGCGCAACTTGAACGCGCGGAGCACGCGCGGTTGGCGCTTGTTGTCGCGGCACGGCATCAGCGGATGGTTGCGCTGGTCGCGTTACGTGCAGATGATCGTTGACCTCGCGTACCAAAATCATCTCAAGCAGGTTGATGGGGAGAGTGCGGCAACGGATCGGCACATTGCCGCGTTGCGTCAGCGCATCACGCAGGCGCGCGAGAAATTGCCGGTGGTGTAG
- a CDS encoding rod shape-determining protein — MFVRQIGIDLGTVNVLVYVSNRRGIVLQEPSLVALSLSDSRLVALGEEAKAMLGRTPENIEVMRPMRDGVIADYMVTEAMLRYFITKVCGRIQLMFGVKPDIAVSVPVGVTSVEERAVHDAAIAAGGRTAHLVPEPFAAALGAGLPVHTPTGNMVVDIGGGASEAAVVSMNGMVVSSAVRIAGLKMDEAISTYIRKKYNLMIGEQTAEDIKIQIGSALPMEEELTLEVRGRDQVAGLPRTIRVNSGEITEAITEPLQAISGVVRSVLEKTPPELASDIIDRGMVMVGGGALLRNIDRFLTKETGVPCYVADNPMACVAIGAGRALEQLDMLRKSMPQL, encoded by the coding sequence ATGTTTGTCCGTCAAATTGGCATTGACCTGGGAACGGTCAATGTACTAGTGTATGTGAGCAATCGGCGAGGGATCGTGTTACAAGAGCCCTCGCTTGTCGCGTTATCCCTGTCCGATTCGCGTCTCGTCGCGTTGGGCGAAGAAGCAAAAGCCATGCTCGGTCGCACGCCGGAAAACATCGAAGTGATGCGTCCGATGCGCGACGGTGTCATCGCGGACTATATGGTGACCGAGGCGATGCTGCGCTACTTTATTACCAAAGTGTGCGGACGCATCCAATTGATGTTCGGCGTCAAGCCGGACATCGCGGTCAGCGTCCCGGTCGGCGTGACAAGTGTGGAAGAGCGCGCGGTGCACGACGCGGCGATTGCCGCTGGCGGACGCACGGCGCATCTCGTGCCCGAACCGTTCGCCGCCGCTCTGGGCGCGGGCTTGCCGGTCCATACTCCGACCGGGAACATGGTCGTGGACATTGGCGGCGGCGCGAGTGAAGCCGCGGTCGTTTCGATGAATGGCATGGTCGTGTCGAGCGCGGTGCGGATCGCCGGCTTGAAGATGGACGAAGCGATCTCGACGTACATTCGCAAAAAATACAACTTGATGATTGGCGAGCAAACCGCCGAAGACATCAAGATTCAAATCGGCAGCGCGTTGCCGATGGAAGAAGAACTGACGCTCGAAGTGCGCGGGCGCGATCAAGTGGCTGGGTTGCCGCGTACGATTCGCGTCAACTCGGGTGAAATCACCGAAGCGATCACCGAACCATTGCAAGCGATTTCCGGCGTCGTGCGTTCGGTGCTCGAAAAAACGCCGCCCGAACTCGCGTCAGATATTATTGATCGCGGCATGGTGATGGTCGGCGGCGGCGCGTTGCTGCGGAACATTGATCGCTTTCTGACGAAAGAAACCGGCGTGCCGTGTTACGTTGCGGACAATCCTATGGCGTGCGTGGCGATTGGCGCGGGTCGCGCGCTCGAACAATTGGATATGTTGCGTAAGAGTATGCCGCAGTTGTAA
- a CDS encoding redox-sensing transcriptional repressor Rex → MPADAVPEIVIERLPIYLRTLELLAREGKAITSSQELGERLGFSSAQIRKDLSYFGEFGKQGTGYNIEYLHTQLQHILHVDRVWDVALIGAGDLGHALAHYRGFEPKGFRLVAIFDNAPQKIGTRIANLTVQDMSELARVIREQRVRVVILAVPADVAQSVAAQVVELGVAAILNYAPITLNVPSQIKVYNIDPVVGLQSMAYYL, encoded by the coding sequence ATGCCCGCCGATGCGGTCCCCGAAATTGTAATTGAACGGCTTCCGATTTATCTACGCACGTTGGAATTGCTCGCGCGCGAGGGTAAAGCAATCACCTCGTCGCAAGAGTTGGGCGAACGACTCGGTTTCTCGTCCGCGCAAATTCGCAAAGACTTGTCGTACTTTGGCGAATTTGGCAAGCAAGGCACCGGCTACAACATCGAGTATCTCCATACTCAATTGCAACACATTCTGCATGTGGATCGCGTGTGGGATGTGGCGTTGATCGGCGCGGGCGACCTGGGTCACGCGCTCGCGCACTATCGCGGCTTTGAACCGAAGGGCTTTCGCCTCGTCGCGATCTTTGACAATGCGCCGCAAAAAATTGGCACGCGCATCGCCAACTTGACGGTGCAAGATATGTCCGAACTCGCGCGCGTCATACGCGAGCAACGCGTGCGCGTCGTCATTCTCGCCGTGCCCGCCGATGTCGCGCAAAGCGTCGCCGCTCAGGTCGTCGAGCTGGGCGTCGCGGCGATTCTCAACTACGCGCCGATCACGTTGAACGTGCCTTCCCAAATCAAGGTCTATAACATTGACCCCGTCGTTGGATTACAAAGTATGGCGTACTATTTGTAA
- a CDS encoding nucleotidyltransferase domain-containing protein codes for MRAIRNVAQRIVHQFDPEQIILFGSYAYGKPTTASDVDLLVVMETALREKQQRLEISRALSPRPFPLDVVVRTPRQLQERLALGDAFLAEIMTRGKPLYERHR; via the coding sequence ATGCGCGCGATTCGCAACGTGGCGCAACGAATCGTCCATCAGTTTGATCCCGAACAGATTATTCTCTTTGGCTCGTACGCGTACGGCAAGCCCACTACCGCGAGCGATGTGGATCTGCTTGTCGTGATGGAGACTGCGTTGCGTGAAAAACAGCAACGACTCGAAATCTCGCGGGCGCTTTCGCCGCGTCCCTTTCCACTTGATGTGGTCGTGCGCACTCCCCGCCAACTGCAAGAGCGCCTCGCGCTGGGCGACGCGTTCCTGGCTGAGATTATGACACGAGGCAAGCCACTGTATGAACGACATCGTTAA
- a CDS encoding HEPN domain-containing protein: MNDIVNEWIEKAESDYHVAERELRVRKNPSYDAICFHAQQCAEKYLKAFLAKHRTIFRPIHDLEVLLDHITPAHPDFEFTRDLLLLLNDYAVDFRYPGATATQEEARAAIKAMRTVREFVRQKLGLATPAKKGEL, from the coding sequence ATGAACGACATCGTTAACGAGTGGATCGAAAAAGCCGAGAGCGATTATCATGTTGCGGAACGCGAGTTGCGCGTGCGGAAAAATCCCAGTTACGACGCGATCTGTTTTCACGCGCAACAATGCGCCGAAAAATATCTCAAGGCGTTTCTCGCCAAACACCGTACTATCTTTCGCCCCATCCACGATCTTGAAGTCTTGCTGGACCACATCACGCCTGCCCATCCCGATTTTGAATTCACACGCGACTTGCTCTTGCTCCTCAACGACTATGCGGTGGATTTTCGCTATCCAGGCGCAACCGCGACCCAAGAGGAAGCCCGCGCGGCAATCAAGGCAATGCGTACAGTTCGGGAGTTTGTCCGTCAGAAATTGGGACTAGCCACTCCTGCCAAAAAAGGCGAACTCTAA
- a CDS encoding F0F1 ATP synthase subunit epsilon codes for MSTIRLDIVTVERLVFSADVEYVSAPGIDGVLGILPHHAPLITALTEGELRYKKGNEELSFAIGGGFMEVRPEKVTVLADSAERADEIDEMRAQQARARAEQALKEKPASDVDAVRLERAVRRADIRLRVAKRRRSGREPSAGPEIET; via the coding sequence ATGTCAACGATCAGGCTGGACATTGTGACGGTTGAACGGCTGGTCTTTAGTGCCGACGTGGAGTACGTCAGCGCGCCGGGCATTGACGGCGTGCTCGGCATTCTGCCGCACCACGCGCCGCTCATCACGGCGCTGACCGAAGGTGAACTGCGCTACAAAAAAGGCAACGAAGAATTGAGTTTCGCCATCGGCGGCGGCTTTATGGAAGTGCGCCCGGAAAAAGTGACCGTGCTTGCCGACAGCGCAGAACGCGCCGACGAGATTGACGAAATGCGCGCGCAACAAGCGCGCGCGCGCGCCGAGCAGGCGCTCAAAGAAAAACCGGCGAGCGATGTGGATGCGGTGCGCCTCGAACGCGCGGTGCGTCGCGCCGACATTCGCTTGCGCGTGGCGAAACGTCGCCGCAGTGGGCGCGAACCTTCTGCCGGTCCAGAAATCGAGACATAG
- a CDS encoding AbrB family transcriptional regulator yields the protein MISDFINVVIILLVALASWWLAERVRFPAPSILGPMIGIAIVAGLGMPHPEVPSFVRVLVQSVIGGTLGLKIDRKTVASTRAMILPIGGATIWFTASSLLIGYLLARLAAIDLYTSFLGTAPGGVAEMTAMAMSVQADVAFVATLQTVRLLTSNLSIPILARYRARNNGHAQPITTPAAENGSPTGLPWVVCLTISAVGGFAFDALQVPAGGVIGAMVVVASVQLARVQLQAPPLILRNVAQLGIGILVGIAFTPETVASLIQALGIVIATTIATVLSAMILAYFVTRWLCVDAQTAMLACAPGGLSLMPVIADEVGAQSFIVSLFQLARIVVVILLMPFIFRMLV from the coding sequence GTGATTTCTGATTTCATCAACGTCGTCATCATCCTTCTCGTCGCGCTCGCGAGTTGGTGGCTTGCCGAACGCGTGCGCTTCCCAGCCCCCTCGATCCTGGGACCCATGATCGGCATCGCGATTGTCGCCGGGCTGGGCATGCCACATCCAGAAGTTCCATCGTTTGTTCGCGTACTCGTGCAGTCCGTCATCGGCGGGACCCTGGGACTCAAGATTGATCGTAAAACAGTCGCGTCCACGCGCGCGATGATCTTGCCCATCGGCGGCGCGACGATCTGGTTTACCGCATCGAGTTTGTTGATCGGCTATCTGCTCGCGCGCCTCGCCGCGATTGATCTCTACACGTCGTTTCTCGGCACCGCGCCGGGCGGCGTCGCGGAAATGACCGCGATGGCGATGTCGGTGCAAGCCGATGTCGCATTCGTCGCGACGCTGCAAACCGTCCGTCTGCTGACGAGCAATCTTTCGATTCCCATCCTCGCGCGATACCGCGCGCGCAACAATGGTCACGCCCAGCCGATTACCACGCCCGCGGCGGAAAATGGTTCGCCGACCGGCTTGCCCTGGGTCGTGTGCCTCACGATCAGCGCGGTCGGTGGATTCGCCTTCGACGCGCTCCAAGTGCCCGCTGGCGGCGTCATCGGCGCGATGGTCGTGGTCGCGAGTGTACAACTCGCGCGAGTCCAGCTTCAAGCGCCGCCGCTGATTTTGCGGAATGTCGCGCAACTTGGGATCGGGATTCTCGTCGGCATCGCGTTTACGCCGGAGACCGTCGCTTCGCTCATACAAGCCCTGGGCATCGTCATCGCGACGACGATTGCCACCGTACTCAGCGCGATGATTCTCGCGTACTTTGTGACGCGTTGGCTCTGTGTGGACGCCCAGACGGCGATGCTGGCATGCGCGCCAGGCGGCTTGTCGCTGATGCCGGTCATCGCCGATGAAGTCGGCGCGCAAAGTTTCATCGTGAGTCTGTTTCAACTCGCGCGCATCGTCGTCGTGATTTTGCTGATGCCGTTTATCTTTCGGATGCTGGTGTAA
- the atpG gene encoding ATP synthase F1 subunit gamma, whose product MPTPRAIQRRIKSVRNISQVTRAMEMVAASKMRRAQNATLASRAYAEKSWEVLTFLASQPGRSKLMHPLLESREQIKNIALIIIAGDRGLCGAYNVNVLRSALDFTVKQDKPTKYLTIGKRATSLIARMRKELLAEFSGLSEKPKILDIGPIAKIAIAEFLKGNVDEVYITYTDFVNVLVQKPTTRQLLPIQTAPIEQHDGASAVYLYEPDPESVLDSVLPRFTELQIYQALLESVASEWAARMVGMRNATANARDLIDSLTLAMNKARQANITREMLDIVGGAEALRATLKAKAK is encoded by the coding sequence TTGCCGACACCACGCGCTATTCAACGGCGCATCAAAAGCGTGCGCAACATCTCGCAGGTCACGCGCGCGATGGAAATGGTCGCCGCGTCGAAAATGCGTCGCGCCCAAAACGCGACGCTGGCGAGCCGCGCCTATGCCGAAAAATCCTGGGAGGTGCTGACGTTTCTCGCGAGCCAACCTGGTCGCAGTAAACTGATGCACCCCCTGCTCGAATCGCGCGAGCAAATCAAAAACATCGCGCTCATTATCATCGCGGGCGATCGCGGCTTGTGCGGAGCGTATAACGTCAACGTTCTGCGCAGCGCGCTCGACTTTACCGTCAAGCAGGACAAGCCAACCAAGTATCTCACGATTGGCAAGCGCGCCACCAGTCTCATCGCGCGGATGCGTAAGGAATTGCTCGCCGAGTTTTCCGGGTTGAGCGAAAAGCCCAAGATTCTGGACATCGGTCCAATCGCCAAGATCGCGATAGCCGAATTTCTCAAAGGCAACGTGGACGAGGTGTACATCACCTACACCGATTTCGTCAACGTACTCGTGCAAAAGCCGACGACGCGCCAGCTCTTGCCGATTCAAACCGCGCCCATCGAACAGCACGATGGCGCGAGCGCGGTCTATCTCTACGAGCCAGACCCGGAATCGGTGCTCGATTCGGTGCTGCCGCGTTTTACGGAACTGCAAATCTATCAAGCATTGCTCGAATCGGTCGCGAGCGAATGGGCGGCGCGCATGGTCGGCATGCGGAACGCGACTGCGAACGCGCGCGACTTGATTGATTCGCTCACGCTCGCGATGAACAAGGCGCGGCAAGCGAACATCACGCGCGAAATGCTCGACATTGTTGGCGGCGCGGAAGCCCTCCGCGCGACACTCAAAGCAAAGGCAAAATAA